The Piliocolobus tephrosceles isolate RC106 unplaced genomic scaffold, ASM277652v3 unscaffolded_714, whole genome shotgun sequence DNA window AGGTGCGAACATCTACCCACCGCTTTTCTGTCTTGTTGCTGAAGGACTGGGCAGTGTAGGACAGTGGGGACTGGGAGTCTTGTTGCTGAAGGACTGGGACAGTGTAGGACTGGGACACAGACTATGAGACAACAGCTTCCTCTGCAGGCCTGTGACAGCAGGTCACTGCCCCAGGGAATCTGCGTCACTGCCTACCCCATGAGTGCATAGATTGCGTTCTCCTGAGGCAAGGCCTGACATCTTTCATATTTGAGATTCCACATGCCTGGCGGGCATCCAGGCTGGAGGCCAGGCACCTGCTCCAGGGACAGCTTTATGGGTGGGCTCATTAGCAGAagttggggggggtgggggtggggggtggggggggtggtgACCCTTTAGGAAAGAGCTCTTCCTAAGACTTCCTGTAGCCCAGACTttataaataaactaataaacaccacatgcaggccgggcgcggtggctcaagcctgtaatcccagcactttgggaggccgagacgggcggatcacgaggtcaggagatcgagaccatcctggctaacacggtgaaaccccgtctctactaaaaaaatacaaaaatctagccgggcgaggtggcgggcgcctgtagtcccagctactgaggaggctgaggcaggagaatggcataaaacctgggaggcggagcttgcagtgagctgagatccggccactgcactccagccccggagatagagcgagacttaaaaaaaaaaaaaaaacaccaccacatGCAGTGTCATGAGTTGTCTGTAGActgatttctcttccttccttcttttttttttttttttttttgagacagagtcttgctctgtcacccaggctggagtgcagtggtgtgatctcggctcactgcaaccactgcctcccaggttcaaggattctcctgcctcagcctcctgagtagctgggactacaagcatgcgccactacaccaggctaattttttgtagagacgggatttcacgttggccaggctggtctcgaactccggacctcaaatgatccgtccgccttggcctcccaaagtgcagggattacaggcatgagccactgcgcccggcccatcttccttctaattatatatatatatatatggcaagcGGTGGGGAACAGGGAAGCTTGGGGTTTTATAAGGAGAATGTGTTGCTGTCTTTTCAGATCTTAAAAAAGCTTAATCCCTGCAATTTAGATAAATCAGATGGGCATTACCAGGTTAGGGTTAAGGCTCCCAGAATGGCTTTGCAATTGATTACAAACACAGCACTTATTAAGTCTTAACTGAGTAATTTGCAGCTTATTTCACTCCCAGCTAATTAAAATGTAATCAGGACTGTCTAGCAATGTGCATTCTGTCAGCAGTTTTTCTTCCAAAGAGAAATCATGCCAAGGAGACCACAAGAAAAGCCTTTCACGGGAACTGGCTTCATCTAAGCTGCTGCTTTAGCCactgaaactgtaaaacaaataaattacagCACTGAcaattcaataaaaagaaaaaaaaaggtactctTTCTCCCTAGGAATAGGCTGCTCCGTTTcgttgttttctgttgtttcaaaCAATAGGATGGCATCTTCTTAGGAGAGTGACATTCAGGGTAGGACGCGGAGAGCTGGAAACCAGGTGCCTGGGGACCGGCCCTCTCCCGGCTCTGTCCAGGATGTCTGAGTAATTTCACCACAGGAGGTGAGCACTGGGTCTTCCATTCCCTGAAGACGCAGGAGGACTGCAGAGCGTGCCCATTTCTCTGACACCCACGAGATGCTGCTTCTACGACTTAGAACAAACTCAACCGCACAGCTTCACCAGCTTCACCAGCTTCACCAGCCGGTTCAAGATCATCCCCGAGGGCTAAGTGGAATCACTTCCACTCTCCACCTGTATTAATATAGCCTCCTCTGGCAGCTTAATTCCCAGGGCCCCTAGGGGGACCCTCCGCCCCTTGACCCTGCCGGCAGGAGGGGCGCCCAGTTTAAGAGCCAAGGGTTGGCTTCCAGTCCCGCCCAGTCCCCACTTCCCCTTTTAGTCCCTCCAGAGTTTCCCTGAGGCGAAAAATTGGGAACTTGGAACAGGTGGGCACCTAGGGATAGAAGCGAtaatgagaaggagagaaggatgaGAGAGGTTCAAAGTAAGTGGAGGATTTCAGAGCTTGCGCGCTCGACAGGGCTGATAGAGGCAGCAGCTGCACTCGCTCCCGCTGAGTCCCGAACCTGCTCTCTTGCGCCCACCTGCACCCGAAGCCTCCGCGCAAGTCCCGGGGGTCCGCGCCACAGGGCAGAGTCCCGGCAACCCGGGAGCCAAGCGCGCGGCTCCCGGAGCCTCCCACACaagcgcgcgcgcgcgcgcacacccACACTCCCCCATCCTCAAAGAACCTACGTACGGGGTTTGGCGGACGGTGCCCTCCGGACTCGTTGCGGAGTATCCAAACACGGCCCCGCCAAATCCCCTGTCCCCGGCACTTCTTCCCTGACGCTCTACCGTAGTCCAGAGCAAGACCTTGAATATTTGGGGTTCCGAATTGAGGCGCACACAGCCACCCGCACCCGCAACACGCGTATACACGCACCCTGGAACACGACTTGGCACAAGTCCCCTGGCTGGGGCTCCAAGGGTGGGCAGCGAGCTCTGAGCCCGCAGAGGGTGAAAACCATCGTTCAAAAGAGACAAAGTGTCGGCCGGCGGGCACCTGCGGGGCTGGGGCTCGAGGCGAGGTCCCCGGGCGCAGCCGGGCGCGCCTCCCGCACTCCCTGCCAGTGCCCCGGAGCTCCTGGGGCTCTTCGCAGGAGTCGCCACCCGCTCGGAGTCTTGCGCACTCAATTCCCGGGAAACAGCCACATCCACACACCCACCCTCGGCATTCATGACTCTCCCTCCCCAAGGAAATCGCCTTTGGTTTCCCGCTGGGAAGGAGGGAGTTGGGACAAGATGCCTCGGGCTTCTTTTTCGTTTCGGAAGCCGGGAAGAGGCTGGAAAGGACGGTTCCAGCACCTCGACTGTAAGATCCACGCCCAGGGGAAGCCAGGATCAGCCCGCGGCGCTGGCCGAGAACTTTGCGCGCCTAGGCTGGGAGGCGCGCGCCCCGGTGCGCCCCCGCCGCGGCCGCAGCCGCAGCCTCAGCCCCAGAAATAACCCCGGGCGGGCGGGGGCCTCCCGGTACCTGGAAGTGCTGGAAGAAGGCGGAGATGCGAGTGATCTGCAGGCTCAGGCACCTGGAGGCGCAGCGGGCGCGCTGGACGCTCCCGGCAGACAGCGACTCGTCCAGCCGTCGCGCAGCAACCGCGCCGGGGCCGGCCGCCAGGCAGCCCCTGGAGGCCGCCAGCCAGAGGCAGAGGGTCAGGACAGCGCTGGGCACCCCGAGCACCATGGCTGCAGGTCGTGGAGGAGGGCGTCGGGCGCGGGCCGAGGCTCCCTGCTCCGCGCCGGGGCTGCACTGCTGGGGACCAGGCAGCTGCTGCGACTAAGCCGGAAAGTTCAATCCTTCAACTACCGCGGGACCCTCCCATCCGACCTCCCTCCCAGCTCGCCCTCGAGGGGCGGGGTGAGGGGGACAGGCGGCCGCACCATTGGCTGGAAGGCGTATGAGTGACAGGGGGGCCGGGCGCAGGGCCCGTGGGCCGGTCTCGGGGGCTGCGAGCTCCGGCGCTCCGGGGTAGGGCGACGCAGAGCGGCTTTCCACGCCGCGCGGGTCTCGAGGGGCCGGGCTCCCACGCAGGCGCCTTTCCCGTCCGCACCAACCGcttcctgcccctcccacctcccccctccgTCCAGGTAAACGTCAGGTGTGAGCAGGTCCAGGCCTGCCAGAAGGGTTGCTCCCTTCAGCAGGAGGGAAGAGGCCTCAGGACCCCCAGGGGCGTCCCACCTGCCTGGGGATTGACCCCGCGCCCCTAAGTGGCCTGTTTTCTCCCCGACCTCCCCTGAGTCCAGGCTTTTCCAACGCTTTCACATATTCGAATTCCCTTTGCCCAGGTagtggaaagaagggaagaaaactgAAATGGCAGTAAGGCAGACGGGGAGGGGAGCGTGGACATTTGCCCTACGGTGTCCCGGAGACATATTGCTCCTTCTCGCCCTCCTGCATTTCTTCCGTCCTTCCcgcatccctccctccctcccttccttcccgcACTGTTTTCCCTGGAGACAGTCTCAGTGCATAGCTAACCACCTTTAGGTCCACACGCCTTGTTTCCTCAGGTGTCTGTTTTTCTAGTAAGCCTTGCACGCCCAAAGTGAGTGATTTATTCTAAATAGACTTGCGTcttaatctctttttttccccatgattTGTCCCGAGCCCCTTGACTCAGGTTTTTTAGCTTTGGAATGGCTGCTCCCGCCTCTCCTGTCGTTTTTTCTAGTGTTCTCTCAGCACAGGAATTCTCCCTCCCCAGCCAGGATCCTGCCACAGAAAGACAGGAGGCATTGATAAGACACAACCTGTGACAAAGCTCTACACTCCCCTGAACTCCATCAGGAAGTGACAGTCCCCGTGCAGGTAGGAGAACCCAGAGAAAAAAGACCCAGGCACACTCCTATTCGATTGGACAACAACTGACTGCTGTTCCTTTGCTGTGACATCTCCACCGTCTCCTACCCAATTGCGCTTTCACCTTCGAAAACATAGGATCTCCATAAGCACCCAGCTAAACACAGTCAGGGTATCTAGATGCACTCGCTCTACCCAAAGCTACATCGGAAGGCCCGAATTCTCTTTGCACAAAGCCTGTATAGTTGTTTTGCACTTTCCCACTCTTTCCCCTATTCTTATACACAGGTTCCACTCTGCAATTTTGAGATCTGCCTGTTAACAAATTGCAGTGACAGCCATCTGCAGCTATCCTAGTATGAGTGCTTTTCAAGTACATCATCTTCCATGTGTATTTCTTCAcatagcttaaatcaggaaggcCAGTCGAATTAATTGGCCTTGTTGTGTTTCTCAGCGAATTAGAAAATCAGGGTCATCTTGTTCAAAAGGTTCTATAGGCAGAGCCAGTTTCGTGGACATACAAGCTGTACAATGGTACAGTCGCACTCTTAAAAGGCCTGTTCTGCCATCACCATCCTGAAACTCTTCACAATTTTTGAACAAGTTTCCctgaattttcattttgcatgAAGTCTCACAAACTATGTAGCTGACCCTACCTGTAGGTTTTAGCCATGACAATGCTTTActtcaggggtccccaacccccaggccttGGACCAGTACCTgtcagtggcctgttaggaactgggctaaGGCAGGCCAGGgaacattactgcctgagctgcGCCTCAGGTCAGATCagtggcggcattagattctgATACGGGCTTCAATCC harbors:
- the LOC113220258 gene encoding uncharacterized protein LOC113220258, which translates into the protein GATLLAGLDLLTPDVYLDGGGRWEGQEAVGADGKGACVGARPLETRAAWKAALRRPTPERRSSQPPRPAHGPCARPPCHSYAFQPMSQQLPGPQQCSPGAEQGASARARRPPPRPAAMVLGVPSAVLTLCLWLAASRGCLAAGPGAVAARRLDESLSAGSVQRARCASRCLSLQITRISAFFQHFQNNGSLVWCQNHKQCSK